The genomic window TCACTCCTCTATAATCTCCATAGCTACGGCTCATTTCTGCCCCCTGCCTGGTGGGTTGGCTCTTTGGGAGACCACATCCTCCGCATCCTCTTCATCGTCTTTGAAGCTTTTCGTCAGAGCGGAGAAACTGATTTCTCCAGCTTCGCTGAGCAAGTCCTTTCTGAAGGGGATTGGGGTGACCAGCAATACTTGGAGAAGCATATCTATGGAATAACCCTGCGAGTTTATGAGGAAATTGAGAAGAAGGGGGGTTTTCAAATTGGGGAATTGGAAGAAAAAGAAGAAGGTCTTGACATGGAGGAAAAGGAGGAGTAAAATAGATAATAGATGAGCACAACTACAGGCTTAATAATAGAAATATTGAGCGCTATAGCTCTCTTCTTCATCATTTTCGCTATGGGGGCGATAATCCTTTTGGCGAGGCGAATTGCCCTCCTCACCGACGAACTTCGCTCTTTTGTTGATACCTTGAAAGGGAAAATTCCTCAAACCGCAGATAAAGTAACTGAAGCCGCCGAAGAAGCCCGTTCTTTATTAGCGAATATAAGTAAGATTTCCGACTTAACCCAACTTCTTCAAGCTATTCTATTATCAAGCAAGAAGTTCGCCTATCTAGCGGGAGCTTTCCTCGCTGGCTTGAGGACGAGCTTGAGGCTTTTTTTAAAAACTAAAAAGAAGTCTAAAAAGGAGGTTGATAAATGTGGCAGAGAACAAGGGTAGCGATGTCCTCGCTATCATAGCGGCCGCCCTGGCGGGAGCGGTAGTGGGGGCGACAATAGCGGTCCTTCTCACCCCAAAATCGGGAGAGGAAATGAGGAGAGAATTGAAGGAAAGCCTTGAGGACCTAACGGGCAAGCTGAAGGAAGTAGGCATCTCTCTAAAAAAGAAAGTGGAGGAGCTGGTCGAGAAGGCGAAGAAAGCCGCTGAGGAAGGGGAGGAAGGACCTTCCCCCGAGGAGGCACAAGGTTAAAAATCTAAAGCGGATATATGAATAGTAGGGAAGCAGAGGAATCGGCTGTTCTAATAGTAGCTAATTTGATGTGTGCGGCAGCACGCACCGCTCCCAAGGCGAGGGGAATGGACGATATTGAGACGAGGATAATAAGGGAGGAGAAGGAGAGGCTGGCGGATAAAATGGAGGAAATAGGGAGGGGGTTTAATGTTCCCTTCTTCATCAGGGATGCGGATAATGTGAGGAAAAGCGTTCTCGTCGTCCTCATCGGCACCCGCATAACCCCCCATAACCTTTCTCCCTGTGGCTACTGCGGCTTCTCCAATTGCGAAGAGATGCAGGAGAAAGGAGGAGCCTGCGCCTTTTCCATAAACGACTTGGGGATAGCGGTTGGCTCTGCCGT from bacterium includes these protein-coding regions:
- a CDS encoding ferredoxin is translated as MNSREAEESAVLIVANLMCAAARTAPKARGMDDIETRIIREEKERLADKMEEIGRGFNVPFFIRDADNVRKSVLVVLIGTRITPHNLSPCGYCGFSNCEEMQEKGGACAFSINDLGIAVGSAVGIASLHHIDNRIMFSAGYAALKLGLLPPDVKVAFGIPLSCTGKNIFFDRR
- a CDS encoding YtxH domain-containing protein is translated as MAENKGSDVLAIIAAALAGAVVGATIAVLLTPKSGEEMRRELKESLEDLTGKLKEVGISLKKKVEELVEKAKKAAEEGEEGPSPEEAQG